Below is a window of Bacteroidales bacterium DNA.
CGCTGGAGAACCTGAAAATTGCAGAACTCAACGAAATGCAATTAGCTTCACTGGAAGCGAATAAAACAGGAGGAGATATTGTATTGCTGTCCCCAACAGGATCAGGCAAAACACTTGCATTTCTATTACCAATATTAAAACTGATTGATGAAACAATTCCCGGTGTTCAGGTTCTCATCCTGGCTCCTTCAAGGGAACTGGCATTGCAGATAGAACAGGTATTCCGATCCATGGGTACCGAATTTAAGGTGAACTGCTGTTATGGCGGACATCCGATGAAAGTTGAAATCAATAATCTGAAACACCCACCAGCCGTCCTGGTAGGCACACCCGGAAGAGTGGCTGATCATATTCGAAGAAATACTTTCGATACCACTTCTGTCAAAACCATTATCCTTGACGAATTTGACAAGTCTCTGGAATTCGGATTTAAGGATGAAATGTCTTATATCATCAGTGAACTACAATATTTAAAAAAGCGTTTTTTAACTTCGGCTTCCGAAGCTATTGCTATACCTGATTTTGCCGGGGTATCTTCACCGGTCAGGTTGAATTTTCTTTCTGACAAGCATCCTGCAGGGCTCCAGCTAAAAGCTGTTGTAAGTGAAGGACGAGACAAACTTGATGCTTTGTTTTCTCTCATTTGCAAACTAGGGAATAAAACTACCCTGGTATTTTGCAATCACCGTGAGGCAGTTGAACGGATCAGCGAATTGCTTGATGATAAAGGACTTGTTCATGGCATTTATCATGGCGGCCTGGAGCAGGAAGAAAGGGAGCGCGCCCTGATCAAATTCCGTAATGGAAGTCATCGGATTTTAATCACCACCGACCTGGCTTCCAGGGGACTGGATATTCCGGAAATTGAAAATGTTATTCATTATCAGTTTCCAGCCACTGCAGATGCTTTCATGCATCGAAACGGACGCACTGCCCGGATGCATGCTGAAGGCACTTCATACCTCATTATGGGTGAAGGTGATCATTTACCCTCATTCCTCAAAGAAAAACCAGAATATGTTGATTTACCTGCAAATCCGCGTTTACCAGACAATTCAGCATGGGATACACTCTTTGTAGCTGCCGGAAAGAAAGACAAAATCAATAAAACGGATATTGTAGGTTTGTTAATCCAGAAAGGGAAGCTTCATAAAGAGGAGATCGGGCTGATTGAAGTATTGGATTATTCCTCATTTGTTGCAGTGAAACGTGATAAAATCGACAAAGTAGTTCAATTGCTTCGTTTCGAAAAAATTAAAAAGAAATCGGTAAAGATTGAAGTTTCTATATAACTGTTGTGTTGTTTGCAAACTTATTTTTAATGTCGGAATCCAAATTGAATCCACACACTAAATAGTTTGATATTCCCTTGCTCCTATCAGAATTAAAACATCACAAGATGCAGAGTGGATAATCCTGTTGGGCCAATATTTCCTCAGAAAAATTTAGAATATTACAATACTTTTGTACAAAAGCGAGTGACATGTCCGATTTATTGGCATCGTATGAAAAAATTCTGATCGGAAAGCTAATCAACGATGACCAGGTAGCCTTCACCATTATTTTTACCAGGTACTATGAGGACCTGGTTCATTTTTCATTTGGGATTACGCACAATTCAGATGCTTCGGAGGAAGTAGTGCAGGATGTATTCCTCAAACTTTGGGAAAACCGTTCAAAATTGGATATTCATACTTCGCTCAAATCATTCCTGTTAAAATCTGTTCAGAACAAAAGTATTGACAGCTTGCGACACATTAGCATTACCAACAAATATGCTTCAGTTGTGCTTGAACATCCTATGCTTTTGGAAAATGATACCGAGAATTACCTCCTGTTTTCAGAACTAGAGAATAATTTTGCCCAGGCTCTTGGGAAGTTACCGGTTCAGAATGCTGAAGTATTCCGGATGAGTCGGATAGAGTCATTTAATTACCAGGAAATTGCTTCAAAACTTGGGATTTCAGTCCGGACAGTAGAAGTCCGTATGAGCAAAGCCATTTCTTTACTCAGGGAAGAACTGAAAGATTTTCTGATCCTCTTTCTTATTTTTTATCTGCTTATCCTTTAGGATTGCTATTTCATTATGAGGTTATGAGTGCTAAGTCATAAGTACATCTGCATGTAAAATCCAAAATATCATCGAGGCACAGAGTATTATAAATTCTCAATTCATTAATCCAGTCATTTTTATTTTTTTTAATAAAAATGCAGGAGTATGATGTGGAAAATGATTTTTAAATCGTCGTTATGTTGAGAAAAGAAACTATGAGTACAGAAGATTTCGATCGCGTTGACCAATTAATTGCCAAATACCTGGGTAGTAATGCTACAACTGATGAAATCCGGTTGCTTGAAACCTGGATCAGCGAATCGGATGAAAATCGAAGATATTTCAGGCAATTCAAAAACATATGGGAATCAGCTGCCGAATTACCTGTTTCCACTGATAAGGCTTTACACAAAGTCTTGAATCATATCAATCGTGGACCAAAAAGAATGACCTTTTGGCAGATTTTTCAGAGAATAGCTGCATTTGTGTTTATTCCTTTGCTCATTGCAGTGATGTGGATGGGATTTGGGAAAGGTTTCGGAAAAGAAAACCAATCCATTTCATACCATAAGGTAGTTGCTG
It encodes the following:
- a CDS encoding DEAD/DEAH box helicase, whose product is MIQRALENLKIAELNEMQLASLEANKTGGDIVLLSPTGSGKTLAFLLPILKLIDETIPGVQVLILAPSRELALQIEQVFRSMGTEFKVNCCYGGHPMKVEINNLKHPPAVLVGTPGRVADHIRRNTFDTTSVKTIILDEFDKSLEFGFKDEMSYIISELQYLKKRFLTSASEAIAIPDFAGVSSPVRLNFLSDKHPAGLQLKAVVSEGRDKLDALFSLICKLGNKTTLVFCNHREAVERISELLDDKGLVHGIYHGGLEQEERERALIKFRNGSHRILITTDLASRGLDIPEIENVIHYQFPATADAFMHRNGRTARMHAEGTSYLIMGEGDHLPSFLKEKPEYVDLPANPRLPDNSAWDTLFVAAGKKDKINKTDIVGLLIQKGKLHKEEIGLIEVLDYSSFVAVKRDKIDKVVQLLRFEKIKKKSVKIEVSI
- a CDS encoding RNA polymerase sigma-70 factor — encoded protein: MSDLLASYEKILIGKLINDDQVAFTIIFTRYYEDLVHFSFGITHNSDASEEVVQDVFLKLWENRSKLDIHTSLKSFLLKSVQNKSIDSLRHISITNKYASVVLEHPMLLENDTENYLLFSELENNFAQALGKLPVQNAEVFRMSRIESFNYQEIASKLGISVRTVEVRMSKAISLLREELKDFLILFLIFYLLIL